Proteins from one Astatotilapia calliptera chromosome 8, fAstCal1.2, whole genome shotgun sequence genomic window:
- the ep300a gene encoding histone acetyltransferase p300 isoform X3 — MAENVLDSGPPSAKRPKLSSPALSASASDGNDFGSLFELEHDLPDELISSNEQGLVNGGDPNQLHTTLGGGPALLGPGGGGGGAGGLGLGLGHGPGGVGGGQDAVAKHKQLSELLRAGATPSTQPGHQGAMGSPGGPAAMGQHLANMKASPGQGPQQMMGQGQHLSPQQQANMMQQQSAAGGMIRTMMGAQQKGSNGQQQPGMIGNQVINGSPRMGFGNQGMVGGSNLLAETLQQPGAGGQAGIRGQQPGAMNKMGMMGNPGGPFGGPYGSQGNQGLGGAGLGPQLQNKGSMANSMAQFNVDKKNPPMQGMGAMGTQQSQTGVGGPTGAPVGGAPGMVPGAQAVGTQVSAASAAAGAPPTADPEKRKLIQQQLVLLLHAHKCQRREQANGEVWQCNLPHCRTMKNVLNHMTHCQAGKSCQVAHCASSRQIISHWKNCTRHDCPVCLPLKNAGDKRNTQCESLLAGAATGLGSSLGTIPGSQPSAPNLNQPSQIDPSSIERAYAALGLTYQGNQIQAQTSQPNMPNQGLQGQAGVRPLNPMGVNPMGVNGGVGASPQSQQASLLQDTMMHLNMNNQGLNDAGGVGSMPTAAPPSATGMRKSWHEDITQDLRNHLVHKLVQAIFPTPDPAALKDRRMENLVAYARKVEGDMYESANSRAEYYHLLAEKIYKIQKELEEKRRTRLQKQGVNIGPAGMGQPPTGLPPNGPLTDPVMVRPAGPNQMNRTQGPGMNQFNQMGIQSMGQRSTPPLPLGPSGNQMGMVGPRVGQPNVNQLPAPYMSQGQFPGSGPGVGAQSGMTPPGGPGGMVQTQMGTPPPLSVASPLAQPGSAGTPSGVPPVGPMGPQSVGGGGPNSAVGAPASSMTPSNTNQQPNSNPHLGPMRGSSPSPAHSRSPTPHQTPPRLAGSQTPQPHTPNASHLVPPPAPQQNQLGQGPGSNKPLQQQHMGPAGSTTPSHPGMASSSTPHGSQLPRTPLSQKGSFPADSQAPTPASVSSLDTSSQQPASNTSATNVDIKMEVKHQDEEDESDAGSCSKGGKLGNLKMEEKPVKSEFKKEECSGEGGKGVPMETSTTTQGSGVKMEDRKPEVKKEVKKEVKDEEESSEAVVSQAPVKKKIFKPEELRQALMPTLESLYRQDPESLPFRMPVDPQLLCIPDYFDIVKNPMDLSTIKRKLDTGQYQEPWQYVEDIWLMFNNAWLYNRKTSRVYKYCSKLAEVFEQEIDPVMQSLGYCCGRKLEFSPQTLCCYGKQLCTIPRDAAYFSYQNRYHYCEKCFNEIQGETVSLGDDPTQPQTSISKDQFEKKKNDTLDPELFVECMDCGRKMHQICVLHNDTIWPEGFVCDGCLKKSNKARKENKYSAKRLPQTKLGVFLEQRVNDFLKRQAHPESGEVFIRVVHVSDKVVEVKPGMKSRFVDSGEMSESFPYRTKALFAFEDIDGADVCFFGMHVQEYGSDCPQPNQRRVYISYLDSVHFFRPRCLRTAVYHEILIGYLEYVKKLGYTTGHIWACPPSEGDDYIFHCHPADQKIPKPKRLQEWYKKMLDKAVAERIVHDYKDIFKQATEDRLTSAKELPYFEGDFWPNVLEESIKELEQEEEERKREENSTSNESVDDTKGDSKNAKKKNNKKTSKNKSSLSRANKKKPGMPNVSNDLSQKLYATMEKHKEVFFVIRLIAGPMANALPPIADPDPLMACDLMDGRDAFLTLARDKHLEFSSLRRSMWSSTCMLVELHNQSQDRFVYTCNECKHHVETRFHCTVCEDYDLCITCYNTKGHEHKMEKLGLGLDDESSNQSAAATQSPGDSRRLSIQRCIQSLVHACQCRNANCSLPSCQKMKRVVQHTKGCKRKTNGGCPICKQLIALCCYHAKHCQENKCPVPFCLNIKHKLRQQQLQHRLQQAQMLRRRMASMQRVGQPAAGGAPGGNGQPSPGANNGATGPGTPTSGTQPPTPQTPTQGNMSAPSQQQGVGMGGMGTPGEQQQGGGIPPQHHLHQFPSAGGGGMMNSPQQQMVPQLQQQPPNLQQLQQQQHPGSLPPYNPRPAGVPALHQPLGKPGMGPATPPQQQPPPNQGQGSMGVQGQQQGPPLAAVETALKIQRLAETQRQMAHAQAHMRGLGQGGMIPPHPHHQNNQAQMRMPHIGAQGMPLQAQGVDGRTMLDPQQPGTLAGMQQGGPPSQLPPQVQQQVQPGGQLQPTNQQWGAGGPTMNQQQRPNMMGHMTPQQQPAVPQPQQQMLNQQQPQPGNRGLMQAIGGAGGVPASLVAGSGNLPQAALQDLLRALRSPSSVLQQQQVLNILRSNPTLMAAFIRQRAARYQGAQGGPGGAGGPPQGGPGGVRFQGAAGGLPGVGAPGANQLANMDGQQQVNVNQAGQPGMNIPQGGAGGGNMPTMAQLQQLQQRPMLPGNLQQQQQMATLQQQQQQQQQQQQPQGAMQPGQQGNIANMTPQFREMFLRRLQQQQQQQMGNHGQFQQPQGLQQQQGQQSFMQPGQGQPGIPPSSQPQPGGGVGVPQQQGPPPGGPGQLGQQGYQMSQVAAVLQHRLMQQQQQQQNQMGGLQGQDVGPSGGPGGPPLQPGQGGSGPGQQPQSGAGGGPQMPQTSQAMLAQNIQQRLLQQQQQQHLGGGSPAHHSSPMSPQQQMAQSPHHHLQGQGGLGPAGSLSSQVRSPQPSPRPQSQPPRSSPSPRMQPSSQPQPSPHRISPQTQSGSPHPGHLSQHYSNMAPPQPPQPQQQQPGSSVDPSQYNSDQNSIMSQLSGMTGMHGGQGGQSDMLGGSNNSGGGSNNNNQELGTNINHNLM, encoded by the exons ATGGCCGAGAACGTTCTGGACTCTGGCCCGCCTTCAGCCAAGAGGCCTAAACTCTCCTCTCCGGCACTTTCCGCGTCCGCCAGCGATGGAAACG ATTTCGGATCTCTTTTTGAATTGGAGCACGACCTCCCAGATGAGCTCATCAGCTCCAATGAACAAGGTCTGGTCAATGGTGGGGACCCTAACCAGCTGCACACCACTCTAGGAGGAGGACCGGCATTGTTGGGTCCTGGAGGCGGTGGTGGAGGGGCAGGAGGATTGGGTCTTGGGCTTGGTCATGGTCCTGGGGGAGTTGGTGGAGGGCAGGATGCAGTGGCCAAGCATAAACAGCTGTCAGAGCTTTTGCGTGCGGGGGCAACACCCTCAACTCAGCCGGGGCACCAAGGAGCCATGGGTAGCCCAGGAGGCCCCGCTGCCATGGGGCAGCACTTAGCGAACATGAAGGCGTCCCCTGGTCAGGGGCCTCAGCAGATGATGGGCCAAGGACAACACCTTTCCCCTCAGCAGCAGGCCaacatgatgcagcagcagagtgCTGCAGGTGGAATGATCAGGACCATGATGGGAGCACAGCAGAAAGGCAGTAATGGACAGCAGCAGCCAGGCATGATTGGGAACCAGGTGATTAATGGCTCTCCAAGGATGGGTTTCGGCAATCAGGGGATGGTCGGTGGCAGCAACCTTTTGGCTGAGACCCTACAGCAGCCGGGAGCTGGGGGCCAGGCTGGGATAAGAGGCCAGCAGCCTGGAGCAATGAACAAG ATGGGGATGATGGGGAATCCAGGGGGGCCCTTTGGAGGCCCATATGGAAGTCAAGGGAATCAAGGTCTGGGAGGCGCAGGGCTGGGCCCTCAGCTCCAGAACAAAGGTTCCATGGCTAATAGCATGGCCCAGTTCAATGTGGACAAGAAGAACCCGCCCATGCAAGGAATGGGCGCCATG GGCACACAGCAGTCACAGACAGGTGTGGGTGGTCCCACAGGTGCACCTGTGGGAGGAGCCCCCGGGATGGTGCCGGGCGCTCAAGCAGTTGGTACCCAGGTTTCTGCAGCATCCGCTGCAGCCGGAGCACCGCCCACAGCCGACCCTGAAAAACGCAAGCTAATCCAGCAGCAACTGGTACTCCTGCTACATGCACACAAGTGCCAGCGGCGGGAGCAGGCCAATGGTGAAGTCTGGCAGTGCAACCTGCCCCACTGCCGGACTATGAAGAATGTCCTCAACCATATGACTCACTGCCAGGCTGGGAAGTCCTGTCAGG TTGCTCACTGTGCATCATCGAGGCAGATCATCTCCCACTGGAAGAATTGCACGCGACATGATTGTCCTGTCTGCCTGCCGCTGAAGAATGCCGGGGACAAGAGGAACACGCAGTGTGAGT CTCTACTTGCAGGGGCTGCTACAGGACTAGGCAGCTCACTTGGTACAATCCCTGGTAGCCAACCAAGTGCTCCCAATCTCAATCAGCCAAGCCAGATTGATCCCAGCTCTATAGAAAGGGCCTATGCTGCTCTGGGCCTCACCTACCAAGGGAACCAAATCCAGGCTCAGACTTCCCAGCCTAACATGCCCAACCAAGGCCTTCAAGGGCAGGCTGGTGTGAGGCCTCTGAACCCAATGG GTGTGAATCCTATGGGAGTGAATGGAGGTGTGGGTGCTTCCCCTCAGAGCCAGCAAGCTAGTCTGCTGCAAGATACAATGATGCATCTTAATATGAACAACCAGGG TCTGAATGATGCTGGTGGGGTCGGTTCCATGCCCACAGCAGCCCCTCCCTCCGCCACAGGCATGAGGAAAAGCTGGCATGAGGACATCACACAGGATCTACGAAATCATTTGGTACACAAGCT TGTCCAGGCCATCTTTCCGACTCCAGATCCCGCTGCCCTCAAGGACCGTCGAATGGAGAACCTGGTGGCTTATGCCCGAAAAGTTGAGGGTGACATGTATGAATCAGCTAACAGCAGA GCTGAGTATTACCATTTGCTGGCAGAGAAGATCTACAAGATCCAGAAGGAATtggaagagaagaggaggaccCGACTGCAGAAGCAAGGTGTGAACATTGGACCTGCTGGCATGGGACAGCCCCCTACTGGGCTGCCTCCAA ACGGTCCCCTAACTGACCCGGTAATGGTGCGACCAGCAGGACCAAATCAGATGAACAGAACGCAAGGCCCAG GTATGAATCAGTTTAACCAAATGGGAATACAGTCTATGGGCCAGAGGTCAACACCTCCTCTACCCTTGGGACCATCTGGCAACCAG atGGGAATGGTTGGACCCAGGGTGGGGCAGCCCAATGTTAACCAGCTGCCAGCCCCGTATATGTCCCAGGGACAGTTTCCTGGCTCAGGACCTGgagttggagctcagtctgggatGACACCACCTGGGGGACCAGGAGGTATGGTGCAG ACGCAGATGGGCACTCCTCCCCCCCTCTCAGTTGCGAGTCCTCTAGCACAGCCGGGTTCAGCTGGCACTCCCAGTGGTGTCCCTCCAGTAGGGCCAATGGGGCCTCAAAGCGTGGGTGGTGGAGGTCCCAACTCAGCTGTTGGAGCCCCTGCCTCATCAATGACTCCATCTAACACAAACCAACAACCCAACTCCAACCCTCATTTGGGGCCCATGCGTGGCAGCTCACCCTCTCCTGCTCACAGCCGATCACCTACTCCCCACCAGACGCCCCCCAGGCTTGCTGGGTCGCAGACGCCACAACCACACACCCCTAATGCATCACATTTGGTGCCACCCCCAGCTCCTCAGCAGAACCAGCTTGGTCAGGGTCCTGGCTCCAACAAGCCCCTCCAGCAGCAACACATGGGGCCTGCTGGTTCAACCACTCCATCTCATCCTGGAATGGCCTCAAGTTCAACACCGCATGGCAGTCAGCTGCCACGTACTCCG TTATCCCAGAAGGGTTCGTTCCCAGCCGACAGTCAGGCCCCGACCCCAGCTTCTGTCAGCAGTCTAGACACCTCGTCCCAGCAACCGGCGTCAAACACTTCAGCCACCAATGTGGACATAAAGATGGAGGTCAAACATCAGGATGAGGAGGACGAGAGCGATGCTGGGAGCTGCTCCAAAGGAGGGAAACTCGGCAACCTCAAAATGGAGGAAAAGCCTGTGAAATccgaatttaaaaaagaagagtgTTCTGGAGAAGGCGGTAAAGGAGTTCCTATGGAAACGTCGACTACAACACAGGGGTCAGGAGTAAAGATGGAAGACAGAAAACCGGAGGTGAAGAAAGAGGTGAAGAAAGAGGTGAAAGATGAAGAGGAGAGCTCGGAAGCAGTCGTGTCGCAGGCCCCAGTGAAAAAGAAGA TCTTCAAACCGGAGGAGCTTCGTCAGGCCCTGATGCCCACGCTTGAATCGCTCTACAGACAAGATCCAGAGTCTCTGCCATTCAGAATGCCTGTTGATCCTCAACTGCTCTGCATACCT GATTACTTTGACATTGTGAAGAACCCAATGGACTTATCAACCATCAAGCGAAAGCTAGACACAG GTCAGTACCAGGAGCCCTGGCAGTACGTGGAAGACATCTGGCTGATGTTCAACAATGCCTGGCTGTACAATCGCAAAACCTCACGAGTCTACAAGTACTGCTCCAAGCTGGCTGAGGTTTTCGAACAGGAGATCGACCCTGTGATGCAGAGTCTTGGCTACTGTTGTGGGAGGAAG CTGGAGTTCTCTCCTCAGACGTTGTGCTGCTATGGAAAGCAGCTGTGCACTATCCCCCGAGACGCTGCATACTTCAGCTACCAGAACAG GTACCACTACTGCGAAAAGTGTTTCAACGAGATCCAGGGAGAGACCGTTTCCCTGGGTGACGACCCCACCCAGCCACAGAC ATCAATAAGCAAGGATCAgtttgagaagaagaagaacgacACACTGGACCCTGAGCT GTTTGTTGAATGTATGGATTGTGGTCGGAAGATGCATCAGATATGCGTCTTGCACAATGACACAATCTGGCCAGAAGG TTTTGTATGTGATGGCTGCTTAAAGAAGTCGAATAAGGCGAGGAAGGAAAACAAGTATTCTGCCAAAA GGTTGCCCCAAACGAAGTTGGGGGTTTTTCTGGAGCAAAGGGTGAACGACTTCTTAAAGCGACAGGCCCACCCAGAGTCTGGAGAGGTCTTCATTCGTGTTGTTCATGTATCTGATAAAGTCGTGGAGGTCAAACCAGGCATGAAGTCCAG ATTTGTGGACAGTGGCGAGATGTCAGAGTCATTCCCATACAGGACTAAAGCCCTTTTTGCATTCGAGGACATTGATGGAGCAGACGTCTGTTTCTTTGGTATGCATGTTCAGGAGTATGGATCTGACTGCCCTCAGCCCAACCAGAG GCGAGTGTACATCTCCTACCTGGATAGCGTACACTTCTTTCGGCCGCGCTGTCTAAGAACAGCAGTTTACCATGAAATACTCATTGGCTACTTGGAGTATGTGAAGAAATTGGG CTACACCACCGGCCACATCTGGGCCTGCCCACCTAGCGAAGGCGACGACTACATCTTCCACTGTCACCCTGCAGATCAGAAGATCCCGAAGCCCAAACGCCTTCAGGAGTGGTACAAGAAAATGCTGGATAAAGCTGTGGCAGAACGGATAGTGCATGACTACAAG GATATATTCAAGCAGGCGACAGAGGATCGTTTGACCAGTGCCAAGGAATTGCCTTACTTTGAGGGGGACTTTTGGCCTAATGTGCTGGAGGAGAGCATCaaggagctggagcaggaggaggaggagaggaaaagggAGGAGAACAGCACTTCCAATGAGAGTGTTGAT gACACAAAAGGAGACAGCAAaaatgcaaagaagaagaacaacaaaaagactAGTAAGAACAAGAGCAGCCTGAGCCGAGCCAATAAGAAGAAGCCTGGGATGCCTAATGTGTCCAATGACCTATCACAGAAACTCTATGCCACtatggaaaaacacaaagag GTGTTCTTTGTGATTCGGCTGATTGCAGGCCCAATGGCAAATGCCTTGCCCCCTATTGCTGACCCAGATCCCCTGATGGCATGTGACCTCATGGATGGTCGTGATGCTTTCCTGACACTGGCCCGAGACAAGCACCTTGAATTCAGTTCGCTGAGGAGGTCCATGTGGAGCTCAACGTGCATGTTGGTGGAGTTGCACAACCAAAGCCAGGACCGCTTCGTTTACACGTGCAATGAGTGCAAACACCACGTGGAGACTCGCTTCCACTGTACTGTTTGTGAG GATTACGACCTCTGCATCACATGCTACAACACTAAGGGACATGAGCACAAGATGGAGAAGTTAGGCCTCGGCTTGGATGATGAGAGCAGCAATCAGTCTGCCGCTGCCACTCAGAGTCCCGGAGATTCCCGTCGCCTCAGCATCCAGCGCTGTATCCAGTCGCTCGTCCACGCATGCCAGTGCCGAAATGCCAATTGCTCTCTGCCGTCCTGCCAGAAGATGAAACGTGTCGTTCAGCACACAAAAGGATGCAAGAGAAAAACCAACGGTGGCTGCCCCATCTGCAAGCAGCTTATCGCATTGTGTTGTTATCATGCTAAGCACTGTCAGGAAAACAAGTGCCCAGTCCCCTTCTGTCTAAATATCAAGCACAAGCTtcgccagcagcagctgcagcacaggCTTCAGCAAGCTCAGATGCTGAGAAGGAGAATGGCCAGCATGCAGAGAGTGGGCCAGCCCGCTGCAGGAGGAGCACCTGGGGGAAATGGACAACCCTCTCCTGGAGCCAACAATGGAGCTACTGGTCCTGGTACCCCTACATCGGGAACGCAGCCCCCTACCCCACAGACACCTACCCAGGGTAACATGTCTGCACCTTCTCAGCAGCAGGGGGTTGGGATGGGTGGTATGGGAACTCCAGGTGAGCAACAGCAAGGTGGTGGCATCCCCCCTCAACACCATCTCCACCAGTTTCCGTCAGCAGGTGGAGGGGGGATGATGAATTCTCCTCAGCAGCAGATGGTAcctcagcttcagcagcagccaCCAAATCTccagcagctccagcagcagcagcatcctgGTAGTTTGCCTCCATACAACCCCAGACCAGCTGGAGTCCCTGCTCTTCATCAGCCCCTTGGGAAACCTGGAATGGGTCCAGCAACCCCTCCTCAGCAACAACCACCACCCAATCAAGGCCAGGGGTCCATGGGTGTCCAAGGCCAGCAACAAGGGCCACCCCTGGCTGCTGTAGAGACGGCACTAAAAATCCAGCGCCTGGCAGAGACCCAGAGACAGATGGCTCACGCCCAAGCACACATGCGTGGCTTGGGACAGGGGGGCATGATACCTCCACATCCTCACCATCAGAACAACCAGGCCCAGATGAGAATGCCCCACATTGGGGCCCAGGGCATGCCGCTCCAGGCTCAGGGAGTTGATGGAAGGACTATGTTAGATCCACAGCAACCAGGAACGCTAGCAGGGATGCAACAGGGTGGTCCTCCGTCACAATTGCCGCCTCAAGTTCAGCAGCAGGTCCAGCCAGGTGGACAGCTTCAGCCAACAAACCAGCAGTGGGGTGCTGGGGGACCAACCATGAACCAACAACAACGGCCAAACATGATGGGTCATATGAcaccacagcagcagccagcAGTTCCCCAACCACAGCAACAAATGCTGAATCAGCAGCAGCCTCAACCAGGAAACCGAGGGCTGATGCAGGCAATTGGAGGAGCAGGGGGTGTACCTGCTTCATTAGTAGCTGGATCGGGGAACTTGCCACAGGCAGCACTACAAGATCTCCTGCGAGCGCTACGCTCCCCAAGCTCAGTCTTGCAACAGCAGCAAGTCCTCAACATCCTTCGTTCCAACCCAACGCTCATGGCTGCTTTTATtcggcagagagcagccaggtATCAAGGTGCTCAGGGTGGCCCTGGAGGAGCAGGCGGGCCTCCGCAAGGAGGTCCTGGAGGTGTGCGTTTCCAAGGAGCTGCTGGAGGTCTGCCTGGTGTAGGAGCGCCTGGAGCCAACCAGCTTGCCAATATGGATGGACAACAGCAGGTTAATGTGAACCAGGCAGGCCAGCCAGGGATGAACATCCCTCAGGGTGGAGCAGGGGGAGGAAATATGCCCACCATGGCTCAGCTTCAGCAGTTACAGCAGCGCCCGATGTTGCCAGGAAACttacagcaacaacagcaaatGGCCactttgcagcagcagcagcagcagcagcaacaacagcagcagccacaGGGAGCAATGCAACCAGGTCAGCAAGGGAACATCGCCAATATGACACCACAGTTCAGAGAGATGTTTTTGAGAAGActgcagcaacagcaacagcaacaaatgGGGAACCACGGCCAGTTCCAGCAGCCTCAAGGACTCCAGCAGCAACAAGGCCAGCAAAGCTTCATGCAGCCTGGCCAGGGACAGCCAGGGATACCCCCATCTTCTCAACCCCAACCTGGGGGTGGTGTAGGGGTTCCCCAGCAGCAAGGACCACCACCAGGTGGGCCAGGACAGTTAGGCCAGCAAGGCTACCAGATGTCACAAGTAGCTGCAGTGCTCCAGCACAGgctgatgcagcagcagcagcagcagcaaaatcaAATGGGTGGTCTTCAAGGACAAGATGTAGGCCCCAGTGGAGGCCCTGGAGGACCTCCACTCCAGCCTGGACAAGGTGGATCAGGGCCAGGGCAACAACCGCAGAGTGGTGCAGGTGGTGGCCCCCAAATGCCACAGACGTCCCAAGCCATGCTTGCCCAAAATATCCAGCAGAggctcctgcagcagcagcaacagcagcacctTGGAGGGGGTTCTCCAGCCCACCATAGCAGTCCTATGAGTCCCCAGCAGCAGATGGCCCAGTCCCCCCATCACCACCTACAGGGACAAGGAGGACTCGGTCCAGCTGGATCGCTCAGCAGTCAGGTCCGGTCCCCTCAGCCCTCACCAAGGCCACAGTCGCAGCCTCCACGCTCCAGCCCGTCCCCACGCATGCAGCCTTCCTCCCAGCCTCAGCCCTCACCTCACCGCATCTCCCCTCAGACCCAGAGTGGGTCGCCCCACCCAGGGCATCTCAGTCAACATTACTCCAACATGGCACCACCCCAACCTCCACAACCCCAGCAACAGCAGCCAGGTAGTTCTGTAGATCCTAGTCAGTACAATTCGGACCAGAACTCTATTATGTCTCAGCTGAGTGGGATGACGGGGATGCACGGTGGACAAGGGGGGCAATCAGACATGTTGGGTGGGAGCAACAACAGCGGCGGcggcagcaacaacaacaaccaggaGCTGGGAACGAACATTAACCACAACCTGATGTAG